From a single Flavobacteriales bacterium genomic region:
- a CDS encoding IS5 family transposase — MDISDKQWEVLEKPLTSIFHKSETRGRPRQDPRAVLNGILWICRTGAPWADLPGRYPPYQTCHRYHKHWCKSGSWDKLLHALASDPRDRGKIDITECFIDGTFASAKKGACVGPTKKGKGTKIMAVTDAVGIPLTVRAFSASTHEVKLADRTIRSCAIKPKRAIADRAYDSDKLRRTLKKRGIQLVCPHRSNRKRQVHQDGRELRRYKRRWKVERLFAWLFNSRRTFVRYEYHADLFLGMVQLACVMIILKSYF; from the coding sequence ATGGACATCAGCGACAAGCAATGGGAAGTGTTGGAAAAACCGCTTACAAGTATTTTTCATAAGAGCGAAACACGTGGCAGGCCCAGACAAGATCCACGTGCGGTGCTTAACGGGATCTTGTGGATATGCCGGACCGGTGCACCATGGGCAGATCTACCTGGCAGATACCCGCCATACCAGACTTGCCATCGGTACCACAAACACTGGTGCAAGAGCGGTTCTTGGGATAAACTGCTGCATGCTCTTGCATCGGATCCACGCGATCGAGGGAAGATCGACATTACCGAATGCTTTATCGATGGCACCTTCGCAAGTGCCAAAAAGGGGGCTTGTGTTGGACCTACTAAGAAAGGGAAAGGCACCAAGATCATGGCAGTCACAGACGCTGTTGGTATTCCTCTCACCGTACGGGCCTTTAGCGCCAGCACCCATGAAGTAAAGCTAGCCGATAGGACGATCCGTTCGTGTGCCATAAAGCCCAAACGTGCGATCGCCGACAGGGCGTACGACAGTGACAAACTAAGACGCACATTGAAGAAACGCGGAATCCAACTGGTATGTCCGCACAGGAGTAACAGAAAACGACAAGTGCATCAAGATGGACGGGAATTACGGCGCTACAAACGCCGCTGGAAGGTCGAAAGGTTGTTCGCGTGGTTGTTTAACTCGCGCCGTACATTCGTTCGGTATGAATACCATGCAGACCTCTTCTTAGGCATGGTGCAGTTGGCTTGCGTAATGATAATTCTCAAAAGTTATTTTTGA
- a CDS encoding transposase, with protein MASRKPKLPAAIELRQLTQMLKKTDKESFTGGLQLWHTKWKAFLAERTVESTTGKSRYTHGRLRSAHRSLSCNLPWLFTWYDYPELDIPNTTNAIDGYFADLKNKLRNHNGLSLTRKQKFIDEFLKACGPRDGNG; from the coding sequence ATGGCTTCTAGAAAGCCCAAGTTGCCAGCAGCCATTGAGCTGCGCCAATTGACACAGATGCTGAAGAAGACCGATAAGGAAAGCTTCACTGGGGGTCTACAACTATGGCATACCAAATGGAAGGCCTTCCTCGCTGAACGAACTGTGGAATCAACCACCGGCAAGTCACGTTATACGCACGGTCGCCTGCGGAGCGCACACCGGAGCCTATCGTGCAATCTGCCTTGGTTGTTCACTTGGTACGACTATCCTGAACTGGATATTCCCAACACCACCAATGCAATAGATGGCTACTTCGCAGACCTGAAGAACAAGCTTCGCAATCACAATGGCCTCTCCTTGACTCGGAAACAAAAATTTATCGATGAGTTTTTGAAGGCATGCGGACCTCGCGATGGGAACGGTTGA
- a CDS encoding outer membrane beta-barrel protein — MSITPHFSLGASFASELAYRTLLLNEQSDLYRWIIDGRNDHEIPRFGYSATLSMTYEFNRHWSVGIGVGYSKKGYRTNIVDIEPLTFGDVIDPITGNVHYSSNDPAIPQKLRNVYGFAYITIPVQLSYVAGKGKIRSISSIGMSVDMLNHATSVFVGKYSDRGWERKTTDQTEQFSQWNLTPMVSTGIAMQVGTRLRFTLAPVARYGL, encoded by the coding sequence TTGTCTATTACACCTCATTTTTCGTTGGGGGCTTCGTTCGCTTCGGAATTAGCGTATCGCACGCTCCTGCTCAATGAACAGAGTGATCTCTATAGGTGGATCATTGATGGGAGGAACGATCACGAGATCCCTCGATTCGGGTATTCGGCTACGCTGAGCATGACCTACGAATTCAATAGGCATTGGTCAGTTGGAATCGGTGTTGGGTATTCGAAGAAGGGATACCGAACAAACATCGTGGATATCGAGCCATTGACCTTTGGCGATGTCATCGACCCAATAACGGGTAATGTCCATTATTCCTCCAACGACCCGGCGATTCCTCAAAAATTACGCAATGTGTATGGCTTTGCGTACATCACAATTCCGGTCCAATTGAGTTACGTGGCAGGCAAGGGTAAGATACGATCCATCAGTTCCATCGGCATGAGCGTTGATATGCTCAATCACGCGACGAGCGTCTTCGTTGGCAAATATTCGGACAGGGGTTGGGAACGGAAGACCACTGACCAGACCGAACAATTCTCCCAATGGAACCTAACACCGATGGTATCAACGGGAATTGCGATGCAAGTGGGCACTAGACTGAGGTTTACACTTGCACCTGTTGCACGCTACGGTCTATAA
- a CDS encoding WbqC family protein encodes MIPVLSAFYFGTIDHYRVLAKHPKVIIDLGEHYERQSYRNRTTVIGPNGTNDLVVPIARRSGEKMPMREVGLSYAETWPRQHLHAIRSAYGKTPWFIHFEDDLNDLLSKRYDRLVELDLATMRLAMKWLGLGTELVLSETYVEVNGEWVGSDLARKTTNNQFVDLRTALHPKQPLPDPLLTPPTYTQVFADRHGFIPGLSIIDLVCNCGRDARRVVLG; translated from the coding sequence ATGATCCCTGTTCTATCCGCATTCTATTTCGGCACGATCGATCACTATCGTGTGTTGGCAAAGCATCCGAAGGTGATCATTGACCTCGGCGAGCATTACGAACGGCAGAGTTATCGCAATCGCACAACGGTCATCGGCCCCAATGGAACGAATGACCTTGTAGTCCCCATTGCGCGCAGAAGCGGAGAGAAAATGCCTATGCGCGAAGTAGGCCTCAGTTATGCTGAAACGTGGCCCCGGCAACACCTGCATGCGATCCGCAGTGCTTATGGAAAAACGCCATGGTTCATCCATTTCGAAGATGATCTCAATGATCTATTGAGCAAGCGCTATGACCGACTTGTGGAGTTGGATCTAGCAACGATGCGCCTTGCGATGAAGTGGTTGGGGTTGGGAACGGAATTGGTTCTGAGTGAAACCTACGTAGAGGTGAATGGTGAATGGGTAGGAAGCGATCTTGCGCGAAAGACGACCAACAACCAATTCGTGGATCTCCGCACTGCTCTGCATCCCAAACAACCACTGCCCGATCCGCTTTTGACTCCGCCAACCTACACTCAGGTATTTGCGGATAGGCATGGGTTCATTCCGGGGTTGAGCATTATCGATCTCGTGTGCAATTGCGGGCGTGATGCACGACGAGTCGTATTGGGTTGA
- a CDS encoding tetratricopeptide repeat protein, with product MRIISLLALIIANLLSVQAQTQRSTADAVKWARALELDSLGKTAQAVKLYTDLTNEPAWAYKAYMARSGAYFVVLHDYQEAFMDLAKAMELEPDSIAPYLNRSACYITAKMPDRALSDLDEALVRARDREDSISVFVNQASALFTVRKFDVALTALDKALLLDSTSMAVLLNKATALDELGKQEEAYTITLKLHELFPVDVAIMNNLGYQSSNMKNFDEARSWYEKALKVDPKDAYILSNLSYIQLQQGALNDALDSVERSIRSNPNNSYAYRNAGLIWQAKDNKAKACDAFEKALSLGFTTEYGPEVADLRKNYCK from the coding sequence ATGCGCATCATTTCATTGTTGGCCCTGATCATAGCGAACCTACTATCTGTGCAAGCACAAACACAGAGATCCACGGCTGATGCTGTAAAATGGGCACGTGCATTAGAATTGGACAGCCTAGGTAAGACCGCCCAAGCAGTGAAGCTCTATACCGATCTTACCAACGAACCTGCATGGGCGTACAAAGCTTATATGGCTCGGAGTGGGGCCTATTTCGTAGTTCTGCATGATTATCAGGAAGCATTCATGGATCTTGCAAAAGCCATGGAGTTGGAACCGGATAGCATTGCTCCATATTTGAACCGTAGTGCATGCTACATCACAGCCAAAATGCCGGATCGTGCACTCTCCGATCTCGACGAAGCGCTGGTCCGTGCCAGAGACCGCGAAGACAGCATTTCCGTTTTCGTGAACCAGGCCAGTGCACTATTCACCGTCCGGAAGTTCGATGTGGCATTGACCGCCTTGGACAAAGCACTCTTGCTGGACAGCACATCGATGGCAGTGCTATTGAACAAAGCAACAGCATTGGATGAATTGGGAAAACAAGAGGAGGCATATACCATTACACTAAAGCTCCACGAATTATTCCCCGTTGATGTCGCCATCATGAATAACTTAGGCTATCAGTCCAGTAACATGAAGAATTTTGACGAAGCAAGGTCCTGGTATGAAAAAGCACTGAAGGTTGACCCCAAGGACGCCTATATTCTCAGCAACCTGAGCTATATTCAATTGCAACAAGGCGCATTGAACGATGCACTGGACAGTGTTGAACGCTCAATACGATCCAACCCGAACAACAGTTATGCGTATCGCAATGCCGGTTTGATATGGCAAGCCAAGGACAACAAGGCCAAAGCATGTGATGCCTTCGAAAAGGCATTATCGCTTGGTTTCACCACGGAGTATGGTCCTGAAGTGGCCGACCTGAGAAAGAACTATTGCAAATGA